In Moorena sp. SIOASIH, the following proteins share a genomic window:
- a CDS encoding DUF5908 family protein, producing the protein MEIKELIIRANIVDNSEPKHGNSENGHSYDNTLAPQMGENYEQKGEIIAACVAQVLKILERKKER; encoded by the coding sequence GTGGAAATCAAAGAATTAATTATTCGTGCCAACATTGTGGATAATAGTGAGCCTAAGCATGGAAATAGTGAGAATGGACATAGTTATGATAATACTTTAGCTCCCCAGATGGGAGAAAATTATGAACAAAAAGGTGAAATAATTGCTGCTTGTGTGGCACAAGTCCTGAAGATACTGGAGCGGAAAAAAGAGAGATAA
- a CDS encoding phage tail protein — translation MADTVEQIKNTYPIPVFYYRVTIAGDNSYAFSEVSGLSIEYETITYRDGLSYKEGAKYMPGLDTPINLTLQKGIVRQDSYLFEWFSTINLNTVEKRDLTIELLDESGEPVVSWEVINAFPKKLDAPSFNATSNEVAIESLELMANTLKVNNPPL, via the coding sequence ATGGCAGACACAGTAGAACAAATCAAAAATACTTATCCAATTCCGGTATTTTATTACCGAGTCACCATCGCTGGAGATAATTCCTATGCTTTCTCAGAGGTATCGGGATTAAGCATTGAATACGAAACTATTACTTATCGAGATGGCCTGAGTTATAAAGAAGGGGCAAAGTACATGCCAGGATTAGACACTCCCATTAACCTAACCCTACAGAAAGGAATTGTCAGACAAGACAGCTATTTATTTGAATGGTTTAGCACGATTAACCTCAATACCGTCGAAAAGCGAGATCTTACTATTGAATTGTTAGACGAGTCAGGTGAACCAGTTGTCTCCTGGGAAGTTATAAATGCTTTCCCTAAGAAATTAGATGCACCGTCATTTAATGCCACTAGCAATGAAGTTGCTATTGAAAGTTTAGAACTAATGGCTAATACTCTCAAGGTTAATAACCCTCCATTATAA
- a CDS encoding phage tail protein, with protein MADNFPIPIPELTLTENPPVGFNFMVVFFIGGIVPNPLDIRFQKVSGISAEISTTDIREGGENIFRHRLPNQVTYNNLVLERGMVIGSPLNVEFNVAMSTMKFAPSNVLVMLLDENTVPVSSWLFKRAYPVKWSTSDLDANANAVVIDTMELAYVRFQSVRI; from the coding sequence ATGGCAGATAATTTCCCCATTCCGATTCCGGAACTTACTTTGACGGAAAATCCCCCGGTTGGATTTAATTTTATGGTCGTCTTTTTCATTGGTGGAATTGTACCTAATCCCTTAGATATTCGCTTTCAAAAAGTATCGGGAATTTCTGCGGAAATAAGCACAACAGACATCCGTGAAGGAGGTGAAAATATTTTCAGACATCGTTTGCCTAATCAGGTTACCTATAATAATCTGGTTTTAGAAAGAGGAATGGTGATTGGCTCTCCTCTGAATGTAGAGTTTAACGTTGCTATGAGTACCATGAAATTTGCTCCCAGCAATGTCTTAGTCATGTTGCTTGATGAAAACACTGTTCCTGTTTCTAGTTGGTTATTTAAGAGAGCTTATCCAGTAAAATGGTCAACATCTGACCTAGATGCTAATGCCAATGCTGTGGTTATAGATACGATGGAATTAGCCTATGTGAGATTTCAAAGTGTGAGGATTTAG